CGCGATAACGCTCCATCAACTCCTTTGCATCGGCAAGGGTCTGGTCAGGGGTCAGCGTGATTGGATTGTAGACGGTGCCCGAAACAAAGCGTTTGACACGACGGATTTCCCGAGCCTGCGCTTCGATATCAAGGTTCTTGTGAACGACCCCCATCCCACCGGCCTGTGCCATCGCGATTGCCATACGGGCCTCTGTCACCGTGTCCATCGCTGACGACAGCAAGGGTATGTTCATACTGATCGACTTGGTCACGTTGGTCCGTGTATCGGCCGTCGATGGCAGCACGGAAGACGCCGCCGGAACCAGCAAAACATCATCAAAGGTGAGGGCCTCTCGAATCTCCATGTTCGGTCTCCTTGGAGGGCATCGTTTGGCACGTCCCTATTGCATGGTTCGGACCTGCCTGAAAGGCCAAACTGACCTGTTACACCGTTGTGTCCGGCCACAAAGAAGCGCAGGGTCGGGTATCATGTCCCATCAGCCGCTTGATCTGCCACCAACGCCTTGGCACAAGGCCCTCCCCCGGATCGCAATCCGGCTGATTGCCGTGATCGGCATCGCGTTGTTGGTCCGTTGGATTTTCGGCGTAGTTTATACGTGGATCGGCACATTGGATACAGATGCGCAGGCCAGTGCGATGATCTGGCTCATTGCGATTAGCATCGCAGCCTACGCGCTTCTGATTGCTATCCCTTTCGTGCCGGCCGTTGAAATCGGGATTGCGCTGATGATGATCGAAGGTCCGGTGATGGCACCCTTCGTCTATGCAGCGACTGTGCTAGGGCTCTTTCTTGCATTCTGGATTGGCCAGCGTGTTTCGCTTGACTGGCTGATTACGATGTTTCGCGATCTGCGCATGATGAATGCCTGCGCATTAGTGCTCAGGATAAAGAAAGAACCAAGGGATACATTGCTCGCAAGATTGAACGATAATTTACCCGACTGGATCGCACCAATTGCAACACGCTATCGCTATGTAACGATCGGTGTGCTTCTCAGCGTGCCGGGGAATTTCGCAATTGGCGGCGGCGGCGGCATCATGATGACAGCCGGGATAAGCCGGCTTTTCAGCGGGCCCGCAGTGTTTCTGACGCTGCTCATCGCTGTGCTGCCAATCCCTTTGATCGTCTGGCTGTTTGGCGTTGATTTTTTTGCCTAAATCTTTGCCCGGAATGCCGCTGCTCATAATTAATATGACGTCTTCTGACCTTTCCTATGGGCATGTCATCGTTACATTCATGCCAAGCAAAAGCAGGCAGGCTTCATGACCACTGACCCCCTCGTCATTTTCACGCCCTCGGGTAAGCGTGGGCATTTCCCCATCGGCACGCCAATTCTGGCGGCTGCACGACAGCTTGGGGTCGATCTGGATTCTGTCTGCGGCGGACGCGGCATCTGTTCCAAATGCCAGATCAGCCCCTCCTACGGTGAATTCTCAAAGCACGGCGTCACTGTTGCCGATGATGCGCTGTCCCCGTGGAACGAAGTGGAACAGCGTTACGACGACATACGCGGCCTCGCGAAAGGCCGGCGTCTTGGGTGCCAGGCCACGGTTCAGGGTGATGTCGTGGTCGATGTGCCTCCCGAAAGCCAGGTTCACAAGCAAGTCGTGCGCAAACGGGCCGAAGCGCGCGAAATCGTCATGAACCCGTCAACACGACTTTACTACGTTGAAGTCAATGAACCGGATATGCACGACCCGTCCGGTGATCTGGAACGCCTGATCAAAGCGCTGCGCGCCGAATGGGACCTGCCCGAACTCGAAGCTGATCTTGGCGTGTTACGTTCGCTGCAACCGGCGTTGCGCAAAGGCGAATGGAAAGTAACCTGCGCAATCCACCTTGGCGATGACACCTTCAGCCCCCGGATCATGCAGGTATGGCCCGGCTATTACGAAGGATCGATCTATGGGCTGGCGGTCGACCTCGGTTCAACCACCATTGCCGCGCATCTTTGCGATCTCCAATCGGGCGAAGTCGTGGCTTCATCCGGCGTGATGAATCCGCAAATCCGGTTTGGCGAAGACCTGATGAGCCGTGTCAGCTATTCAATGATGAACCCGTCCGGCGCGGATGAAATGACGCGCGCTGTGCGCGAAGGGATGAACAGTCTTTTCGTGCAGATTGCTTCGGAAGCGGAAATCGACCGCAACCTCATCGTTGATGCGGTTTTTGTGTGCAATCCGGTCATGCATCACCTTTTCCTCGGGATCGATCCGTTCGAACTTGGCCAGGCCCCCTTTGCTTTGGCGACATCAGAAGCGCTGGCCCTGCGTGCCATCGAGCTTGATCTCAATCTGCACCCGGCTGCACGGGTCTACATCCTGCCTTGCATCGCGGGCCATGTTGGGGCCGATGCGGCTGCGGTCGCGCTTTCAGAGGCACCGAACAAATCCGAAGACCTCGTGCTTATTGTCGATGTCGGGACAAACGCTGAAATTATCTTGGGCAACAAGGACAAAGTCCTCGCCTGTTCGTCGCCGACAGGTCCAGCATTTGAAGGCGCGCAAATCAGCAGTGGCCAGCGTGCCGCCCCGGGTGCAATCGAACGCGTCGAAATCGACCCGGTTTCTAAGCTGCCACGCTTCAAGGTAATCGGCTGTGATCTTTGGTCCGACGATCCTGATTTTGAAACGCAGACCGCCCAAACCGGGATTACAGGTATATGCGGATCGGGGATCATCGAAATGGTCGCCGAAATGCGCATGACCGGTATCGTTGACGCGCCGGGGCTGATCGGATCACCGGAACAGACAGGATCACCAAACTGCTTTCAAGATGGACGCACCTACAGCTTTCTTGTCCACGACGGAACCGAAACCGGCGGGCCAAAGATCACGGTGACAAATCGGGACATCCGCGAAATTCAAATGGCCAAGGCAGCACTCTACTCGGGGGCGCGCCTGTTGATGGACAAGTTCGGCGTGGACAAGGTGGACCGGATTGTACTCGCCGGGGCCTTTGGTGCGCATATAAGTTCCAAACACGCGATGGTTCTTGGCATGATCCCGGACGCGCCGCTTAACAAGGTAAGCTCTGCAGGGAATGCTGCAGGAACCGGTGCGCGCATCGCGCTTCTCAACCGCGATGCGCGGAAAGAAATCGAAGACACGGTCCATGAGATCCACAAGATTGAAACCGCCATCGAACCCCGCTTTCAAGAGCATTTCGTCAACGCCTCTGCAATTCCCAATGCGGTAGAACCGTTTCCGATCCTGAGGTCGATCGTCAGCCTGCCCGACGTGAACCACAACAGTGGATCAGGCGATCCTGCATCAGGCGGAAGACGCAGACGCCGGCGCGCGTAAATCGCGCAGTGCATCATTGATTTGTGCCAAGATGATCTTGCCATAATCAACGTTCAGGTGGGTCGCATCCCGGTTCTCGTCGTCCTCGCCCCACAACCCTCTTGCGCCGGACCGAAACCGTCCGTCTGAAAGACCCGTGTCAGCAATGGTATCCTCAGGTTGCGGCAAAATCTTCGCGCCGAATGGTGTGATCACCTCGTTCCATGCCGAAACGCTCACGCTATTCAGCCACTTCAGCGCACGTGCGCCATCGGCACCCTGAGCCTAGCTGTTTCCCTCCTGCGCAAGATAATACTCATTGGGTACGGGGGACGGAACGTAAAGCACCGGGCGCTTCTGCTCTGACAACGCCCGCAAAATGCGCGCACCGGGCGTATGCAAGAACCGGTCCACAACAGCAGCACGAAATGCGTCTTCCGAAATGGGCGTAACTCCTTCCGGCATTCCAAAAGAAAGCGGCCGATAGGTTCGGAAAAAGGTCGTAAGCCGTCTGCACTTTGATCGTCAGGCCAACGGTTACGAACACATCATAGGCGTCGAAATCAATGTGCTTCCTGCCGCCCGATGTATGTCGCAAGTGCTTGCGCAGCACCGGATGGGATGTCACCAGCGCGCTGATTTTCTGACTGCGACGCAGCTTCCCCATCAGCGCATGGGGGGCAAAGCAACTGCCCGCAGTGGCGAACTTCATGTCCGGCGAGATCGGATATTTCTTGCGATGGAAATCGCGCACGCTCATCGGATGCTGTTCGCTGACGCCTTTGCGCCATGACTGGCGCTCTTCCATGTTCGCATAGGGTGAATTCATCGGAACGTCCGGCAGGTGGCTTCGTGACACGTCATTCCGTCATACCAGCGAACTTTCGCATCGCATGCCCGCCCCAGGCACGACAAAGGTCATTGACGCTTTTCGTGACGGCGCGTATCCCCGAGAAGGCGATGCGGGTATGGTGAAAAGGTATCACGAAAGCTTCCCAAGCTTCAGTTACGGGTTCGATTCCCGTTACCCGCTCCATCAGACAATCCATTCAAACGCATGACAGGCCCCGTGGCAAAACGGGACCTATTAGTGCAAGTGATGACTAGCCACGCTTGGCGACCTTGTCGTCCAGCTCCTTTCGGATCGCGGCGTCCTGGAATGACCATGTGACGCGGCCGACCTCCTCTTCGCCCTTGAACAGCTGGCGCACCATGACCTGGCCTATGCGGCCCTTGGCACCTTTGGGCAGCTTCACACTCAGCTTCATCTGATAGCGCTCTTTGGCAGGAATGTCGCCGATCCCAAGCAGCAAACGCCCACTGTTGGGCAACTTGGCAAGGACAAGACCTTTGCGCTGATCGACGTCGACAATGTTCAGATCGGCCTTCATATCGCGCAGGAACCGCAGGGGCAATTCCAGCAAAAGCTCCGCCTTGCGGGGCATTTTCACCTGCATCTCAACGCGCATCGGCAATGGCCGGTCAAGCCAACCGTTCACAAGGAACGGCATCGGATCGACGCTGGGCGATGATGGATCAACATCCACGACGTTGAAATTTCGCCAAGTCGCATTGTTGTTGTTGCGAATAAAGGTCCGGAAATTGTCCCATTCCTCGAAATCCGCCAGAACGGGTGCGGGATCAAGCGGATGGTCTAGCAGACCGATGAAGCAATAATGACCTTCACCCGGTATCTGTGCTGCAGGCCAAGTCAGCGCATCGGCACAGGTCAGCACCTCGCCCGTCGGAATATCAGGCATCGGGATCGTGCCGACCGGGTTCCACAGATCAGGCGTCAACATCGTCGATACCGGAGACCAGAAAATCGCAGTGCTGGCCCCTGTTGCCGCGGCGCTCCCCTGGTTCTGGGCGCGGACATAAATGAAATTGTCCTGTCCCGATGTGACAGTATGGCCAAGGTTGTTCAGCATTTCCGTACCACTGCCTTCACCAAAAGCAGCCTGTGGATTGGCGACTGCGGCGTTGCGGACAATTATGTCCGGTGAGGCCGAGATTGACCCCGTGTGAGGTTCCCCCAGATCGCCAACGAAATCGCGCAGGTAGACGTCAGGGGTCAGCTGCAATTGCCCACCCAGGATCGAGGCAAGATCGGGCAGCACACCCATGGCTGTGGTTTCCGTTGCTGCCGGTGGCGTGTTGATTGTCGGATCACTCAGGATACGGCGCATCTGGCCGGGCGAAAGGCGGAACCCGTTCTGTGCTTCGTACACACCTTGAACGCACAACGCGGCCCCCGTCACGATGGGAGATGCAGAAGACGTACCACCAAAGGATGTCGAATAGAGGTCTGTCGCCCCTGAACTGTTCGATGCAGTGGTGTTGACGTTCTGCCCCCAGCCATAGCAGTCAATGCGCGCCCCGAAGGTCGACCATGACATCCGTGTATGCGGTGCCGCTGATGTTGCAGCAGCAACGATGATCGCGCCTGAGTCACGAAAATCGGGACTGGCCGGATTCAGGATTTGCAGGCCACCTTTCGTGTATGTGTCAAGATTGAGCGCCGGAAGCCCGCCATTGTCAGTGCCATTGCCACCCGCAGCGACGACAATGATACCCATTGCGGACGCCAAACGGATCGCTTCGAAATTAAGGTCGATGACTTCGGTCGGGCCATACGTCGGCAGACCACCGGGGGTGAACTGGGCCGTCGTCTGGATTTCCAGCAGCATGGTGTCACCAAAGGACAAGGCATCCGCCGCCGTCAGAACCGCATCCGGAATGGTCGACCCGAAATAGGATGCCACCTGCACGCTGTTGATTTTCGGGGCGATACCGACGCAGCCAATGGTGTTGTCGACCGCGCTGACGACGCCCAGAACCTTTGTGCCATGATCCCGGCTACCGTCTCGCACGTTGCCGTGGATCAGGGTCGGCGCATTGCCAACAAGATCTTCGTGATCCAGGGTCCAGCCGCGTTCGATATCGATCCAGTTCTGGCCAGCACCGTCGCCGCCGGGCAAGGCCCATGCAAACGGGGCATTGATGCCGTTGGGCGCGGCAGCCAGATAGCCTTGGTTTGGAAAGCGGGGATCATCACCCTGATTGACTAGCGGGTCCGGGCCAATGATTTCAATGTCGACAGACCGGACACCGGGCCAGCCGCGCAAGGCTTCGGCCATCTTTTCAAGATTCTCAACCTTTTCGACAGTCACATCAAAAAACGCCTCGAAGTTGGCGGGTTTGTACATCGGATCACGGGCGGTCGCGATCTTCTGCATTTCTCGAATTTTGCCGGGCTTTATCTTCTGCAGGGACCGGGTCAGCCTGACTTCACCGTAATTGTTCGTAAAGGCACGCCAACGTGCTGGATGAGCCTCCGCAAGAACCTTCGCAGGGTTCTTCTGAGTCTTTGTGACGATTTCGTCGTCCATGCGTAGAATGACGCGTGGGGGATGGACATTATGTGTCTCTGGCATTGAAGCCTCCAATAAAAAAAGAGGCGTCCGCAGACCTGGGAAAAATTTAAAAATACAAAGAAAATCTGCGCACGCAGGTTCAAAAATAGTAGCACCAAACTATGCCCCAAATCCCGAATCAGCAAGTCATGGTTCGCTGGCTTGACAAAGGATACAGCCGCCAGCGGCACTGCTTGTCACGCGCCGGTCGCAGCGATACGGTCCGCCAAACCTCACACCCATCAGATGGAATCTCTTCATGTCCGATATCAAAAGGCTCGACTCTGGCACCCGGATGAGCCAATGCGTCATCCACAATGGCATTGCCTATCTGGCCGGTCAGGTCGGTGCCGAAGGCGGAAGCGTGACGGCCCAGACGCAGGCTATTCTTGAAAAAATCGACGCACTTCTGGCAAAAGCCAGTACTGACAAGACCCGCCTGCTGACAGCGCAGATCTGGTGCGCGAACATGGCCACGGACTTCGCGGACATGAATGCCGTCTGGGATGCTTGGGTCGCCCCCGGAAACGCCCCGGCCCGCTGGACGGGTGAGGCAAAGCTGGCCACGACAGGATACAAGGTCGAAATCATCGTGACCGCCGCGATATGACGCCATTCCTCGTGCCACTTGATGCAGATGCCCTCCGGGCGGCCGACATCCCTGCCCCATGGTCCTATGGATTTTCGGATCGCGTGCGGTTCGGCGAAATTGATGTGCTCGGCCACGTCAACAACGCCGCCTATCTGCGTTGGTTCGAAAACCTGCGGATCAATTATTTTCAGGACTACGGGCTATTTGATTACGCAACCAAACCGCCAAAACTGGTGTTGCGCAGCCTAGGGCTGTCATTCCACCGCGAAGTCAAGATGAATGACCCCTACATACTCACTGGCCGCACGGTCGAAATGCGGGCCAGCAGCTTCACGATGAATTACGGCGTTTGGGTGAACGGGCAACTGACGACGACGGGCGATGCGGTCATCGTTTCGCTGAACAATGACAACAGCAAACGACCGCTGACGGATGACCTGAAAAACAGTCTGCGCGACCGCGACGGCGCTGTGCAGGCCTAAGCGTCAGACGCCGTGCTTTTGCAGGAAACCGACAAGTGCCGCGGTCGACCCGTCCTTGCCATCAGCGCTTTGTGTACCCTCGACAACAGGCTGCAGCGCGGTGGCAAGTTCCTTGCCCAATTCAACGCCCCACTGGTCGTATGAATTGATCCCCAGTACAACGCCTTCCACGAACACCCGGTGTTCATATAGCGCGATGATCTGACCGAAAACAAAGGGCGTCAGCTGCGGATAAGCCAACGTCACCGATGGACGATTACCGGTAAAGACGCGATGTCGGGCTTGCCGCTCAAGCTCTGCGCCATCGAATTTGTCGGCGACCTTGCTGCGCGCCTCATCCAGATCGCGTCCGCGCATCAGCGCTTCGGATTGCGCAAGGCAATTCGCGACAAGCAATTGGTGCTGATGATGCAACGCTTCTTCATGGCCACGCGCGGCAACAAGAAACTCGCACGGGATCACGCGGGTGCCTTGGTGGATCAGTTGATAGAACGCGTGCTGCCCATTCGTGCCCGGTTCGCCCCAAACGACAGGACCCGAATGAAACGGTAAATCGGCCCCGTCCATACTGACACCCTTACCGTTGCTCTCCATCTCCAACTGTTGAAGATAGGCCGGTAAGCGACTGAGATTATTATCATAAGGCAAAACAGCACGAGTTGCGTAACCGCATACCTGATTGTGCCACAACCCAACAAGCGCCAGCATGACGGGCAGATTCTCAACAGGTTCTGCGGCGCGAAAATGCTGATCCATCGCTTGCCCGCCGCGCAGGAAAGCGTCGAACGCATCAGGTCCAATCGCAATCATCATCGACAGGCCAATTGGCCCCCACATTGAATAACGTCCGCCAACCCAATCCGAAAAACCAAACACGCGCTGCGGTGCGATCCCGAATGCGGCAGTTTTGTCTTCTGCGGTGGAAAGTGCTGCGAATTGCGCCCCCGGATCGGCAACAACCTCTGCCATCCATGCCTTCGCCGTGCGCGCGTTCGTCATGGTCTCGATTGTGGTAAAGGTTTTCGATGCAACGATCACAAGCGTCGTAGCTGGATCGCAGCTGCGTAGCACCGCAGCGATATCGGCTGGATCGACATTGCTGACAAAATGACAGCGCGGACCATCGTGATACGGGGCCAAAGCCTTGACACTCATCGCCGGGCCCAGATCGGATCCGCCAATGCCGATGTTGACGACATCGGTGATCTTGCCACCCTGCCCCTGATACGTGCCTTCCCGAACAGCCTTCGCAAAATGGCGCATTTCATTCAATGTGCCAAGCACCTCTGGCATGACATCAGCGCCATCCACAACGACCGGGTCGCCATCGAGATTACGCAGCGCGGTGTGCAAGACAGCGCGGTTTTCAGTCTCGTTGATCGGCTCACCCGTAAACATGGCTTCGCGCTTTGCGACAAAGCCGGTGGCGTTCAGCAACTCAATCAGCTGTTCGCGCCCTGTCGGGTCGATATTCGTCTTTGCGTAATCAAGCCGCAGATCGCCGGCGGTGGCAGAAAACGCCTCTGCACGGGTGCCATCCAGAAGGGTTTCGAACCGGCGATCGCGAACCGTATCATGGTGTTTTTCCAGCGCATCAAATAGCATTCAAGACTCCGCCCAATGGACTGTTGTTCCTGGTAAAATCGCTGCAATCGGTGCCTCTTCGGGCAACATGCCTTGCGCGCGCTCCAGCGCCGCGCGTTTCTCATTGCCAACGATGACAAGATGACGGCTCATCGCCCCCCGCAACACGTTTGCTGACAGGGTAATGCGGGGTTCGGGCGCGCCGGGCGCACGCATGGCGACCAACAAATCGTCGCCGTTCAACGCGTGATCCAACTGGTCGGCTCCGGGAAAAATGCTCGCCGTGTGCATATCCGCGCCCATGCCCAGCAACATAACAGAGATCGGCAACTCCGGTGCCAGCGCGTCGGACAATTCGGATAGCTTTTCTTCCGGCGTTTCCGCGTCAGCATATAGCGGAACATAGACAGCCTTTGCCGCACGGTTTGTCAGCAACCGCTCTCGCAACAGACGCGTGTTAGAGCGATCTGAAGTCTCAGGCACCCACCTTTCGTCTGTCAGCATGACATGCACGCGGGACCAATCGAGGTCTGCCGCACAAAGGACGTCAAAAATCGGTCCCGGAGTTGTACCGCCCGGTACAGCGAAAGACGCAAAATCATGAGTCAGAAGCGTATTCTCAAGCTCACCCGCCAAGACATTGGCAAGGTCCATCATCATCATGTCGCTATCGGGATAATCTATGAACTTCATCTCATTCCCCTTTGATTTCGCGCCACTTTCTTCCATCACGGTGAAGCAGCATTAGCGCATCTTCCGGACCAGACGACCCTGGATCGTAAAGTTTCGGAACATCGTTACGTGCTTCCCAACCTTCAATGATCGGGTCTGTCCAGGCCCATGCAGCCTCGACTTCGTCACCACGCATAAACAGGGTCTGATCGCCGCGGATCACGTCCATGATCAGACGTTCATAAGCATCGGTCACCTCGACATCGCTATCTCCCAGTGCCTCGGCAAAGGTCATATCAAGCGGCACATCTACAAGGCGCATACCACCCGGCCCCGGTTCCTTGATCGTGACCTGCAAGTCCATACCTTCGTTAGGTTGCAACCGGATCGACAGGATGTTGCGATGCGCGTTGTCGTTCTCCGAAAAAATCGAATGGCCGATTTCCTTGAACACAACCGTGATCTCGGAACTGCGGGCCTTCATCATCTTGCCGGTCCGCAAATAGAACGGCACGCCGGCCCAACGCCAGTTGGCGATATGGCACTTCATGGCGATAAAGCTTTCGGTGAAACTGCGTTCGTTTTCAGCGTCCTGACGATACGACGTGGTGCCCTTGCCCGCATCATACTGG
The sequence above is drawn from the Cognatiyoonia koreensis genome and encodes:
- a CDS encoding ASKHA domain-containing protein — protein: MTTDPLVIFTPSGKRGHFPIGTPILAAARQLGVDLDSVCGGRGICSKCQISPSYGEFSKHGVTVADDALSPWNEVEQRYDDIRGLAKGRRLGCQATVQGDVVVDVPPESQVHKQVVRKRAEAREIVMNPSTRLYYVEVNEPDMHDPSGDLERLIKALRAEWDLPELEADLGVLRSLQPALRKGEWKVTCAIHLGDDTFSPRIMQVWPGYYEGSIYGLAVDLGSTTIAAHLCDLQSGEVVASSGVMNPQIRFGEDLMSRVSYSMMNPSGADEMTRAVREGMNSLFVQIASEAEIDRNLIVDAVFVCNPVMHHLFLGIDPFELGQAPFALATSEALALRAIELDLNLHPAARVYILPCIAGHVGADAAAVALSEAPNKSEDLVLIVDVGTNAEIILGNKDKVLACSSPTGPAFEGAQISSGQRAAPGAIERVEIDPVSKLPRFKVIGCDLWSDDPDFETQTAQTGITGICGSGIIEMVAEMRMTGIVDAPGLIGSPEQTGSPNCFQDGRTYSFLVHDGTETGGPKITVTNRDIREIQMAKAALYSGARLLMDKFGVDKVDRIVLAGAFGAHISSKHAMVLGMIPDAPLNKVSSAGNAAGTGARIALLNRDARKEIEDTVHEIHKIETAIEPRFQEHFVNASAIPNAVEPFPILRSIVSLPDVNHNSGSGDPASGGRRRRRRA
- a CDS encoding S8 family peptidase, translating into MPETHNVHPPRVILRMDDEIVTKTQKNPAKVLAEAHPARWRAFTNNYGEVRLTRSLQKIKPGKIREMQKIATARDPMYKPANFEAFFDVTVEKVENLEKMAEALRGWPGVRSVDIEIIGPDPLVNQGDDPRFPNQGYLAAAPNGINAPFAWALPGGDGAGQNWIDIERGWTLDHEDLVGNAPTLIHGNVRDGSRDHGTKVLGVVSAVDNTIGCVGIAPKINSVQVASYFGSTIPDAVLTAADALSFGDTMLLEIQTTAQFTPGGLPTYGPTEVIDLNFEAIRLASAMGIIVVAAGGNGTDNGGLPALNLDTYTKGGLQILNPASPDFRDSGAIIVAAATSAAPHTRMSWSTFGARIDCYGWGQNVNTTASNSSGATDLYSTSFGGTSSASPIVTGAALCVQGVYEAQNGFRLSPGQMRRILSDPTINTPPAATETTAMGVLPDLASILGGQLQLTPDVYLRDFVGDLGEPHTGSISASPDIIVRNAAVANPQAAFGEGSGTEMLNNLGHTVTSGQDNFIYVRAQNQGSAAATGASTAIFWSPVSTMLTPDLWNPVGTIPMPDIPTGEVLTCADALTWPAAQIPGEGHYCFIGLLDHPLDPAPVLADFEEWDNFRTFIRNNNNATWRNFNVVDVDPSSPSVDPMPFLVNGWLDRPLPMRVEMQVKMPRKAELLLELPLRFLRDMKADLNIVDVDQRKGLVLAKLPNSGRLLLGIGDIPAKERYQMKLSVKLPKGAKGRIGQVMVRQLFKGEEEVGRVTWSFQDAAIRKELDDKVAKRG
- a CDS encoding RidA family protein, producing MSDIKRLDSGTRMSQCVIHNGIAYLAGQVGAEGGSVTAQTQAILEKIDALLAKASTDKTRLLTAQIWCANMATDFADMNAVWDAWVAPGNAPARWTGEAKLATTGYKVEIIVTAAI
- a CDS encoding acyl-CoA thioesterase, with protein sequence MTPFLVPLDADALRAADIPAPWSYGFSDRVRFGEIDVLGHVNNAAYLRWFENLRINYFQDYGLFDYATKPPKLVLRSLGLSFHREVKMNDPYILTGRTVEMRASSFTMNYGVWVNGQLTTTGDAVIVSLNNDNSKRPLTDDLKNSLRDRDGAVQA
- the pgi gene encoding glucose-6-phosphate isomerase: MLFDALEKHHDTVRDRRFETLLDGTRAEAFSATAGDLRLDYAKTNIDPTGREQLIELLNATGFVAKREAMFTGEPINETENRAVLHTALRNLDGDPVVVDGADVMPEVLGTLNEMRHFAKAVREGTYQGQGGKITDVVNIGIGGSDLGPAMSVKALAPYHDGPRCHFVSNVDPADIAAVLRSCDPATTLVIVASKTFTTIETMTNARTAKAWMAEVVADPGAQFAALSTAEDKTAAFGIAPQRVFGFSDWVGGRYSMWGPIGLSMMIAIGPDAFDAFLRGGQAMDQHFRAAEPVENLPVMLALVGLWHNQVCGYATRAVLPYDNNLSRLPAYLQQLEMESNGKGVSMDGADLPFHSGPVVWGEPGTNGQHAFYQLIHQGTRVIPCEFLVAARGHEEALHHQHQLLVANCLAQSEALMRGRDLDEARSKVADKFDGAELERQARHRVFTGNRPSVTLAYPQLTPFVFGQIIALYEHRVFVEGVVLGINSYDQWGVELGKELATALQPVVEGTQSADGKDGSTAALVGFLQKHGV
- the pgl gene encoding 6-phosphogluconolactonase, encoding MKFIDYPDSDMMMMDLANVLAGELENTLLTHDFASFAVPGGTTPGPIFDVLCAADLDWSRVHVMLTDERWVPETSDRSNTRLLRERLLTNRAAKAVYVPLYADAETPEEKLSELSDALAPELPISVMLLGMGADMHTASIFPGADQLDHALNGDDLLVAMRAPGAPEPRITLSANVLRGAMSRHLVIVGNEKRAALERAQGMLPEEAPIAAILPGTTVHWAES